One window of the Cryptomeria japonica chromosome 7, Sugi_1.0, whole genome shotgun sequence genome contains the following:
- the LOC131856370 gene encoding uncharacterized protein LOC131856370, with protein sequence MRVDPRDVDCCNRLHLPPPQRQLMRNRCRHPTPKVNREGRWSPPPLGVLKINSDGSSRGNPGHAGIGGVGRDSSRDVQFIFSEYKGLHTNNLMEAQAILVAMERANQLGWRRIICESDSQVVVNLLKRQYMDNVSWQLALIVEQILTLCASLEHVTFNHIPREWNGVADCLAKWASDHMHDWNLVDRGHLPPDLSHQLDHLVDLDRAI encoded by the coding sequence ATGCGGGTGGACCCTCGGGATGTTGATTGTTGTAATCGCCTTCATCTTCCTCCTCCGCAACGACAACTCATGCGTAACAGGTGTAGGCATCCTACCCcaaaggtgaatagggagggaagatGGTCCCCTCCTCCCTTGGGAGTCCTAAAAATCAACTCGGATGGCTCTTCTCGTGGTAATCCTGGTCATGCTGGCATTGGAGGTGTGGGCCGTGATAGCTCAAGGGATGTTCAGTTTATTTTCTCTGAGTATAAGGGTCTTCATACGAATAATCTTATGGAGGCTCAGGCTATTTTAGTGGCTATGGAGCGGGCCAATCAGTTGGGTTGGCGAAGGATCATATGTGAGTCTGACTCCCAGGTTGTGGTGAACTTACTGAAAAGGCAGTATATGGATAATGTGAGCTGGCAGCTGGCCTTGATTGTTGAACAAATTCTCACTCTCTGTGCATCTCTGGAGCATGTTACTTTCAACCATATTCCCCGTGAATGGAATGGTGTGGCTGATTGCTTGGCTAAATGGGCTTCCGATCATATGCATGATTGGAATTTGGTGGATCGGGGCCATCTGCCCCCGGATTTGTCTCATCAATTGGATCACTTGGTTGATCTTGATAGGGCCATTTAA